A window of the Miscanthus floridulus cultivar M001 chromosome 14, ASM1932011v1, whole genome shotgun sequence genome harbors these coding sequences:
- the LOC136503863 gene encoding uncharacterized protein, with protein MSEDYRRNNQSTIMVEQMVLMDIQKLLQSMQKDIKMYPLPDIDDTYDASRDIPREIFEEPRIEANEDGVALSDTLNEEQRAAYDEIMSSVDTEDGGLFFVDGPGGTGKTYLYRALVATIRSQKKIVVATATSGVAASIMPGGRTTHSRFKIPLTIDNGAFCTFTKQSGTAKLL; from the coding sequence ATGTCGGAGGACTACAGGCGTAATAATCAATCCACCATCATGGTAGAGCAGATGGTCCTCATGGATATTCAAAAATTGCTGCAATCAATGCAGAAGGATATAAAGATGTACCCACTTCCTGATATCGACGATACATATGATGCCTCTCGTGATATTCCTAGAGAGATTTTTGAGGAGCCTAGGATTGAGGCTAACGAGGATGGTGTGGCTCTGTCAGACACCCTTAACGAGGAGCAGCGGGCTGCATATGATGAGATCATGTCCTCGGTTGATACCGAGGATGGGGGTCTCTTCTTTGTGGATGGTCCTGGCGGGACCGGAAAGACTTATCTGTACAGAGCACTTGTTGCTACTATACGCAGTCAGAAAAAAATTGTTGTGGCAACAGCTACATCTGGTGTCGCAGCCTCAATAATGCCTGGTGGTAGAACCACCCACTCGCGCTTCAAGATTCCCCTCACCATTGACAATGGGGCCTTTTGCACCTTCACGAAACAGAGTGGTACTGCCAAGCTGCTTTGA